The Aggregatilinea lenta genome includes a region encoding these proteins:
- the argC gene encoding N-acetyl-gamma-glutamyl-phosphate reductase encodes MTIHAGVYGATGYTGLELIRLLERHPDVEIAFATSESSAGQSLRQSWPLAPDLTLVASADAPLDAVQTVFLCLPHTKSAPIAAKALALGVRVVDLSADLRLDDPAVFEKWYKVTHPAPELLPVPYGLPELGRDALHGAQAIANPGCYATATLLGTAPLARCGLLAQGAPVIVDAKSGVSGAGRTPKLGNLFAEVHGNFSPYNIGRAHRHIPEIEQVLAAQGQSGYGPLVFSPHLLPTDRGIIATIYAQVTDAGAVRSAFESIFAGEPLVSVLPPGELAMLRHVVNTPYAALSITPVSDTMVIVVSALDNLLKGAASQAVQNFNLMWDLPETAGLLPL; translated from the coding sequence ATGACCATTCATGCCGGCGTCTACGGCGCCACCGGCTACACCGGCCTGGAGCTGATCCGGCTGCTGGAGCGGCATCCCGACGTGGAGATCGCTTTCGCCACGTCTGAATCCAGCGCCGGACAAAGCCTGCGGCAAAGCTGGCCTCTCGCCCCGGACCTGACCCTCGTCGCTTCCGCCGATGCCCCGCTCGACGCCGTACAGACCGTCTTCCTCTGCCTGCCCCATACCAAATCCGCCCCCATCGCCGCCAAAGCGCTCGCGTTGGGCGTGCGTGTGGTCGACCTGTCGGCGGACCTGCGCCTGGACGATCCGGCGGTGTTCGAGAAATGGTACAAAGTCACGCATCCCGCGCCGGAGTTGCTGCCGGTTCCCTATGGCCTGCCGGAATTGGGCCGTGACGCGCTGCACGGCGCGCAGGCCATCGCCAACCCCGGCTGCTACGCGACGGCGACGCTGCTGGGTACGGCGCCGCTGGCCCGCTGCGGGCTGCTGGCGCAGGGCGCGCCGGTCATCGTGGATGCCAAGTCGGGCGTGTCGGGCGCGGGGCGCACCCCCAAGCTGGGCAACCTGTTCGCGGAAGTGCACGGCAACTTCTCGCCCTATAACATCGGGCGGGCGCACCGGCACATCCCTGAGATCGAGCAGGTGCTGGCCGCGCAGGGGCAGAGTGGCTACGGCCCGCTGGTCTTTTCGCCGCACCTGCTGCCTACCGACCGGGGCATCATTGCCACGATTTACGCCCAGGTGACGGACGCGGGTGCGGTGCGCAGTGCGTTCGAGTCGATTTTCGCCGGGGAGCCGCTGGTGAGCGTGCTGCCCCCCGGCGAGCTGGCGATGCTGCGCCACGTGGTGAACACGCCCTACGCGGCGCTGTCGATCACGCCGGTCAGCGACACGATGGTGATCGTCGTTTCGGCGCTGGATAACCTGCTAAAAGGTGCGGCGTCGCAGGCCGTGCAGAACTTCAACCTGATGTGGGATCTGCCCGAAACCGCCGGGCTGCTGCCGCTGTAG
- a CDS encoding aldo/keto reductase — MDYVRFGKTGMKVSRLCLGMMTYGTPQWRDWVLDEEQSRPFVQRALELGINFFDTADMYSVGVSEEVTGRALRDFARRDEVIIATKVFNPMSDDVNARGLSRKHIMDAIDASLRRLGTDYVDLYQIHRWDYNTPIEETLEALHDVVKAGKARYIGASSMYAWQFAQALYTADLHGWTRFASMQNHYNLIYREEEVEMIPLCIDQGIAVIPWSPLARGFLAGNRTPDKGGETTRSKSDEYAHTMYYGDDDFAVADRVGELAERLGYQRAQIALAWMLHKPGITSPIVGASKMPHLEQAVQALDITLSPEDIAYLEEPYQPHKVLGHA, encoded by the coding sequence ATGGACTACGTAAGATTCGGCAAAACCGGCATGAAAGTCTCGCGGCTGTGCCTGGGCATGATGACCTACGGCACGCCCCAGTGGCGCGACTGGGTGCTGGACGAGGAGCAGAGCCGCCCCTTCGTCCAGCGCGCGCTGGAATTGGGCATCAACTTCTTCGACACCGCCGACATGTATTCGGTCGGCGTCAGCGAAGAGGTCACCGGGCGCGCCCTGCGTGACTTTGCGCGCCGTGACGAGGTGATCATCGCCACCAAAGTCTTCAATCCCATGAGCGACGACGTGAACGCGCGCGGGCTGTCGCGCAAGCATATCATGGACGCCATCGACGCCTCGCTGCGCCGCCTGGGGACCGACTATGTGGACCTGTACCAGATCCACCGCTGGGACTACAACACGCCCATCGAGGAAACGCTCGAAGCGCTGCACGACGTCGTTAAGGCGGGCAAGGCGCGCTACATCGGCGCGTCGAGCATGTACGCGTGGCAGTTCGCGCAGGCGCTTTACACCGCCGACCTGCACGGCTGGACGCGCTTCGCCTCGATGCAGAATCACTACAACCTGATCTACCGTGAAGAAGAGGTCGAGATGATCCCGCTGTGCATCGACCAGGGCATCGCGGTCATCCCGTGGAGTCCGCTGGCGCGCGGCTTTCTGGCCGGGAACCGCACTCCCGACAAGGGCGGCGAGACGACGCGCAGCAAGAGCGACGAGTACGCGCACACCATGTATTACGGCGACGACGACTTCGCCGTGGCGGATCGCGTCGGGGAGTTAGCGGAGCGGCTCGGTTACCAGCGGGCGCAGATCGCGCTGGCGTGGATGCTGCACAAGCCCGGCATCACCAGCCCGATTGTCGGCGCGAGCAAGATGCCGCACCTGGAACAGGCCGTGCAGGCGCTGGACATCACGCTTTCGCCGGAGGATATCGCCTACCTGGAAGAGCCGTACCAGCCGCACAAGGTCCTGGGGCACGCGTAA
- a CDS encoding DMT family transporter, whose translation MSTSVSTPVAAPVPAPSNRLLLARLKVLASVVIWGASFVATKIVVGQIQPLTLITLRTLGGALLLFLLMLARKQWTGPVRGSLLRELVALAFIGVAVHLSLQAISLRLTSATNTSWMVSLTPLVISLLAWRVLGETFGRLQAIGFVIALCGALLIVISQAGGLDMLGLPSTNGDLLALSTTVTWAIFSVYSKRTLRHCAPAMLTLYVMALGGLMTVPIFIARQGWQELGNLDTDGWLALGFTLIFVSALAYLFWYDGLAELDASRVGVFLYVEPLVTVVVAAVVLSEPLRPLMLLGGAAILSGVSLVNSRRRA comes from the coding sequence ATGAGCACTTCCGTTTCCACCCCGGTCGCCGCGCCGGTGCCCGCGCCGTCGAACCGGCTGCTGCTGGCACGCCTCAAGGTGCTGGCATCGGTCGTCATCTGGGGCGCGTCATTCGTCGCCACCAAGATCGTCGTGGGGCAGATTCAACCGCTGACGCTGATCACGCTGCGCACGTTGGGCGGCGCGCTGCTGCTGTTCCTGCTGATGTTGGCGCGCAAACAGTGGACCGGGCCGGTGCGCGGGTCGCTGCTGCGCGAGCTGGTGGCGCTGGCGTTTATCGGCGTGGCGGTGCATTTGTCGCTCCAGGCCATCAGCCTGCGCCTGACCAGCGCCACCAACACCAGCTGGATGGTGTCACTCACGCCGCTGGTGATCTCGCTGCTGGCGTGGCGTGTGCTGGGCGAGACGTTCGGACGGCTGCAAGCGATAGGCTTCGTAATCGCGCTGTGCGGCGCGCTGCTGATCGTGATCAGTCAGGCGGGCGGGCTGGATATGCTGGGCCTGCCAAGCACCAACGGCGACCTGCTGGCGCTGTCCACCACGGTGACGTGGGCGATCTTCTCGGTATACAGCAAGCGCACGCTGCGCCACTGTGCGCCCGCCATGCTGACGCTGTACGTCATGGCGCTGGGCGGCCTGATGACCGTGCCGATCTTCATCGCGCGGCAGGGCTGGCAGGAATTGGGAAACCTGGACACGGACGGCTGGCTCGCGCTCGGCTTCACGCTGATCTTCGTCTCGGCGCTGGCGTATCTGTTCTGGTATGACGGGCTGGCAGAGCTGGATGCGTCGCGGGTGGGCGTCTTCCTGTACGTCGAGCCGCTGGTGACGGTCGTGGTGGCCGCCGTCGTATTGAGCGAGCCGCTGCGCCCGCTGATGCTGCTGGGCGGTGCGGCGATTCTGTCCGGCGTGTCGCTGGTCAACTCGCGGCGGCGGGCATAA
- a CDS encoding NAD(P)-dependent oxidoreductase, with the protein MKAGFIGLGTLGKAMAQRLIEQDVELVVWNRTLEKADGLNATVASSPAGVIARADLVFLNLRDSAAVEDVLTGGDGLLSADCTGKIIVDTTTNHFEPVLHFAEMVAARGGQYLEAPVAGSVVPASKGALTIFVSGDESAFEQARPVLELLGQKLFLIGAPGLATRMKLINNMVLGTFMATLAEAVVLGEAAGLDKAQVIEMLAAGGGNSGVINAKRQKLLDEDFSPHFSVSNIYKDLSYLQDLAREIGHPAFTGSTSRDLFALAVLQGRAEDDFSAIYAALKGPEK; encoded by the coding sequence GTGAAAGCAGGCTTTATCGGATTGGGCACGCTGGGCAAAGCGATGGCGCAGCGTTTGATCGAGCAGGACGTCGAGCTGGTGGTGTGGAATCGCACGCTGGAAAAGGCGGACGGACTGAACGCGACCGTCGCATCCAGCCCTGCCGGGGTGATCGCGCGGGCGGATCTGGTGTTCCTTAACCTGCGCGACAGCGCCGCCGTAGAGGACGTGCTCACTGGCGGCGACGGGCTGCTCAGCGCCGACTGCACCGGCAAGATCATCGTGGACACGACCACCAACCACTTCGAACCGGTGTTGCACTTTGCGGAGATGGTCGCAGCGCGCGGTGGGCAGTATCTCGAAGCGCCCGTAGCAGGCAGCGTCGTGCCCGCGTCGAAAGGCGCGCTGACGATCTTCGTCAGCGGCGACGAAAGCGCCTTCGAGCAGGCGCGGCCCGTGCTGGAACTGTTGGGGCAGAAGCTATTCCTGATTGGCGCGCCCGGTCTGGCCACGCGCATGAAGCTGATCAACAACATGGTACTGGGCACGTTTATGGCGACTCTGGCCGAAGCGGTCGTGCTGGGCGAAGCGGCGGGTCTGGACAAGGCGCAGGTGATCGAGATGCTGGCGGCGGGCGGGGGTAACTCCGGCGTGATCAACGCCAAGCGCCAGAAGCTGCTTGACGAGGACTTCTCGCCGCACTTCTCGGTGTCGAACATCTACAAGGACTTGAGCTACCTGCAAGACCTGGCCCGCGAGATCGGGCATCCGGCCTTCACCGGCAGCACGTCCCGCGATCTGTTCGCGCTGGCGGTGCTGCAAGGCCGCGCCGAAGACGATTTTTCCGCCATTTACGCGGCGCTCAAGGGACCGGAGAAGTAG
- a CDS encoding aspartate aminotransferase family protein → MSLSVAEKTKQYVLGTYARAPFVLDRGEGMYVVDDAGNRYLDFASGISVNALGQCDAGITAAAHEQFQRLGHVSNLYYSAPQADLAEALCQSSFADKVYLANSGTEAVEAAIKFARKVAYTRYGPGQKTGIVAFTGAFHGRTMGSLAMTPREKYQKAFRPLLPDVQIAPFNDVDAIAEFVTDATCAVFVEPIQGEGGINPASPEFLQALRDVCDRVGALLVFDEIQCGMGRTGTLWAYEQTRVVPDMLTTAKALGSGLPIGAVLMTDAVAGVMGVGDHGSTFAGGPVICRVAEATVKRISDPAMLAHVKEMGALLVERLNELNSPHVVEVRGRGLMVGVEFDMDVTPLIQASYQHGLILINAGPQVLRLLPPLIVEPEHIDALIDGLTSMLAELPEGTAA, encoded by the coding sequence ATGTCGTTGAGCGTTGCCGAAAAAACAAAACAGTACGTGTTGGGAACCTACGCGCGCGCGCCGTTCGTGTTGGATCGCGGCGAAGGGATGTATGTGGTTGACGACGCAGGCAACCGCTACCTCGACTTCGCGTCGGGGATCAGCGTGAACGCGCTCGGTCAATGCGACGCGGGCATTACGGCGGCGGCGCACGAGCAGTTCCAGAGGCTCGGCCACGTCAGCAACCTGTATTATTCCGCGCCCCAGGCCGATCTGGCCGAAGCCCTGTGCCAAAGCAGCTTCGCGGACAAGGTCTACCTGGCGAATTCGGGTACTGAGGCCGTCGAGGCCGCGATCAAGTTCGCCCGCAAAGTCGCTTACACCCGCTACGGTCCCGGTCAAAAAACCGGGATCGTAGCGTTTACGGGCGCGTTCCACGGGCGCACGATGGGATCGTTGGCGATGACCCCGCGCGAAAAGTACCAGAAGGCGTTCCGCCCGCTGCTGCCGGACGTGCAGATCGCGCCGTTCAACGACGTGGACGCGATCGCGGAATTCGTCACGGACGCGACGTGCGCCGTGTTCGTCGAGCCGATCCAGGGCGAGGGTGGCATCAACCCCGCCTCGCCGGAATTCTTGCAGGCGCTGCGTGACGTCTGCGACCGGGTCGGCGCGTTGCTGGTCTTCGACGAGATCCAGTGCGGCATGGGCCGCACCGGCACGCTGTGGGCCTACGAGCAGACCAGGGTCGTGCCGGACATGCTGACCACGGCCAAGGCGCTCGGCAGCGGGCTGCCCATCGGCGCGGTGCTGATGACGGACGCCGTGGCGGGCGTGATGGGCGTGGGCGATCACGGCAGCACCTTCGCGGGCGGGCCGGTGATCTGCCGCGTCGCGGAAGCGACCGTCAAGCGCATCAGCGATCCGGCGATGCTGGCGCACGTCAAGGAGATGGGCGCGCTGCTGGTCGAGCGGCTGAACGAGCTGAACTCGCCGCACGTGGTCGAGGTGCGCGGGCGTGGGCTGATGGTCGGCGTGGAGTTCGATATGGACGTAACGCCGCTGATCCAGGCGAGCTACCAGCACGGGCTGATCTTGATCAACGCCGGGCCGCAGGTGCTGCGCCTGCTGCCGCCGCTGATCGTGGAGCCGGAACACATCGACGCTTTGATCGACGGCCTGACCTCGATGTTAGCGGAGCTGCCGGAGGGCACTGCTGCATGA
- the argB gene encoding acetylglutamate kinase gives MSLSPIVIKVGGNDLDQPGFIDGLAQAVAALQQQMPCIVVHGGGRAINQLQERLGLQPQYHNGQRVTDNAALEVAEMVLSGNVNKQIVAALLAAGVDALGLSGVDRGLLHVEPWSPEMGRVGRIIAVRADVLANLCEQGITPVVSPISLGADGHYNVNADHAAGSIAAALRAAYATFVTNVPGVQVDGQVAPALTVTEAHALIERGVITGGMIPKVNAALAAITSGVQKAVITNLPGLSAGTGTVFVA, from the coding sequence ATGAGTCTTTCCCCTATCGTGATTAAGGTCGGCGGCAATGACCTCGACCAGCCGGGCTTCATCGACGGGCTGGCGCAGGCGGTGGCCGCGCTGCAACAGCAGATGCCGTGCATCGTGGTGCACGGCGGCGGGCGGGCGATCAACCAGCTTCAGGAGCGGCTCGGTTTGCAGCCCCAGTACCACAACGGGCAGCGCGTCACCGACAACGCCGCGCTGGAAGTCGCCGAGATGGTGCTGTCGGGCAATGTCAACAAGCAGATCGTCGCGGCGCTGCTGGCGGCGGGCGTGGATGCGCTCGGACTGAGCGGGGTGGATCGCGGGCTGCTGCACGTCGAACCGTGGTCGCCGGAAATGGGGCGCGTGGGGCGGATCATCGCCGTGCGCGCGGACGTACTGGCGAACCTGTGCGAACAGGGCATCACCCCGGTCGTCTCCCCGATCTCACTGGGCGCGGACGGGCACTATAACGTCAATGCCGATCACGCCGCCGGGTCGATTGCCGCCGCACTGCGCGCAGCCTACGCGACCTTCGTGACCAACGTGCCCGGCGTGCAGGTGGACGGGCAGGTCGCGCCCGCGCTGACGGTAACGGAAGCACACGCGCTCATCGAGCGCGGCGTGATCACGGGCGGGATGATCCCCAAGGTCAACGCGGCGCTGGCGGCCATTACCAGCGGTGTGCAAAAAGCAGTCATCACCAATTTGCCGGGGCTGTCGGCTGGGACCGGCACGGTATTCGTGGCATAG
- a CDS encoding GlcG/HbpS family heme-binding protein: MYTQTVLSHADTMIIVDAIRAELERLGKGAAIAVADEHGELLAFLRTDGCKLSSVNVAINKAFTAARDLRDSKAVGDAMRDEQFPMTNFGDPRYTAWGGGVVVEHEGQIVGAVGVSGLSEQEDIDLSRLGIRALQGR; the protein is encoded by the coding sequence ATGTACACCCAAACGGTTCTATCCCATGCTGATACCATGATCATCGTGGACGCGATCCGTGCCGAATTGGAACGCCTCGGTAAAGGCGCGGCCATCGCCGTCGCGGACGAACACGGCGAGCTGCTGGCCTTCCTGCGCACGGACGGCTGCAAGCTGTCCTCGGTCAACGTGGCGATCAACAAGGCGTTCACCGCTGCCCGCGACCTGCGCGACTCGAAGGCCGTGGGCGACGCCATGCGCGACGAGCAGTTCCCCATGACCAACTTCGGGGACCCGCGCTACACGGCCTGGGGCGGCGGCGTGGTCGTCGAGCACGAGGGGCAGATCGTGGGCGCGGTCGGCGTCAGCGGGCTGAGCGAGCAGGAAGACATCGACCTGTCGCGTCTGGGCATCCGGGCGCTGCAAGGCCGATAA
- a CDS encoding GNAT family N-acetyltransferase, whose product MIVRHPFADEVDAIRALFEDEVRAGRMLPRTPESILASLDDWLVVEIDGQIVGCVSLVLFNAVLCEIRSLAVHPAFRGNGIAVELVRAASAMAYDRGIQRVLTLTRAPRVFEKVGYHRDFVANFPDKVWRDCTPCPFRMACDEIALIYDLTIPEHAEVLTPYREGVFCV is encoded by the coding sequence ATGATCGTTCGTCACCCTTTTGCAGACGAAGTGGACGCCATCCGCGCCTTGTTCGAAGACGAAGTGCGCGCCGGACGCATGCTGCCCCGCACGCCGGAGAGCATCCTCGCCAGCCTGGACGATTGGCTTGTGGTCGAGATCGACGGGCAGATCGTTGGATGCGTGTCGCTGGTACTGTTCAACGCGGTACTGTGTGAAATCCGCTCGCTGGCGGTGCACCCGGCCTTTCGGGGCAACGGTATCGCGGTCGAGCTGGTGCGCGCCGCCTCAGCGATGGCGTACGACCGGGGCATCCAGCGGGTGCTGACCCTGACGCGCGCGCCGCGCGTGTTCGAAAAGGTGGGTTATCACCGCGACTTTGTGGCGAACTTCCCCGATAAAGTTTGGCGCGACTGCACGCCGTGCCCTTTCCGCATGGCCTGCGACGAGATCGCGCTGATTTACGATTTGACAATACCGGAACACGCGGAGGTGCTCACGCCCTATCGTGAGGGGGTGTTTTGTGTCTAA
- a CDS encoding MutS family DNA mismatch repair protein: MTPAKESRQRALQRQIDRVQQRETALQEVSSRFTWARLVTFVGGGGLTVFVLVLAGIWAWLAASLVWLAGFAALTRAHGRVNRTIARYAAWRAIKAAHIARLTLDWDHIPPARAILPRDDRPAERDLDLVGEHSLYRLLDTAASRDGSQRLRDWLSTDTPDPARIARRQTLVREMAPLALFRDKLRLDAGFASGGMPWRWEGKALLGWLGALEPPRPLARLAVVLTALALVNAALFALNTAGVLPPVWGLTFVVYAAIYFWSVRGLGDPFDKAYALSDPLTDLRGAFAVVERYHPAADSALADLCAPFHANETRPSVQLRRLTRVLSAASVRHNPLLWMLLSTIVPWDVYIVELLNRRQAALNALLPRWLDVWFELEALGGLANFAYLNPDATFPALHGDPGAVPAFEAHALGHPLIPDAARVCNDFTLSAPGDLALITGSNMAGKSTFLRTLGLNLCLAYAGGPVIAASLRTVPFRLYTCIRITDSVTDGISYFYAEVKCLRGLLDALDADHAYPVFYLIDEIFRGTNNRERLTGSRALIAALGGKRGVGIISTHDLELVTLSETLPTLKNYHFTEHIEDGRMSFDYTLRPGPSPSTNALTIMRMEGLPVPAN; encoded by the coding sequence ATGACACCCGCCAAAGAGTCCCGCCAGCGCGCGCTCCAGCGCCAGATCGACCGCGTGCAGCAGCGCGAAACCGCGCTTCAAGAGGTCAGCAGCCGCTTCACGTGGGCGCGCCTCGTCACGTTTGTCGGCGGGGGCGGGCTGACCGTGTTCGTGCTCGTTCTGGCCGGGATCTGGGCGTGGCTGGCCGCATCGCTCGTGTGGCTGGCAGGCTTTGCGGCGCTGACCCGCGCGCATGGCCGCGTCAACCGGACCATCGCCCGCTACGCGGCGTGGCGCGCGATCAAGGCGGCGCACATCGCGCGTTTGACCCTGGACTGGGACCACATTCCGCCTGCCCGCGCCATCCTGCCCCGTGACGACCGGCCCGCCGAGCGCGATCTGGACCTCGTGGGCGAGCATTCGCTTTACCGCCTGCTGGACACCGCCGCTTCGCGCGACGGCAGCCAGCGCCTGCGCGACTGGCTCAGTACCGACACGCCCGACCCGGCGCGCATCGCGCGGCGGCAGACGCTCGTGCGCGAGATGGCCCCGCTGGCCCTGTTCCGCGATAAGCTGCGGCTGGATGCGGGCTTCGCCTCCGGCGGGATGCCGTGGCGCTGGGAAGGCAAGGCGCTGCTCGGTTGGCTGGGTGCGCTCGAACCGCCGCGCCCGCTGGCCCGGCTGGCCGTCGTGCTGACCGCCCTGGCGCTGGTCAATGCGGCGCTGTTCGCGCTCAACACGGCGGGCGTGCTGCCGCCGGTGTGGGGTCTGACGTTCGTCGTCTACGCGGCGATCTACTTCTGGAGCGTGCGCGGCCTGGGCGACCCGTTCGACAAAGCGTACGCACTCAGCGACCCGCTGACCGACCTGCGCGGCGCGTTCGCGGTGGTGGAACGCTACCATCCCGCCGCTGACTCCGCCCTGGCGGACCTGTGCGCGCCGTTCCACGCGAACGAGACGCGCCCGTCCGTGCAGCTTCGCCGCCTGACGCGCGTGCTGTCGGCAGCCAGCGTGCGCCACAACCCGCTGCTGTGGATGCTGCTCAGCACGATCGTGCCGTGGGATGTGTACATCGTGGAGCTTCTCAACCGGCGGCAGGCGGCGTTGAACGCCCTGCTGCCGCGCTGGCTGGACGTGTGGTTCGAGCTGGAAGCGCTCGGCGGGCTGGCGAACTTCGCTTACCTCAACCCGGACGCGACCTTCCCCGCGCTGCACGGCGATCCCGGCGCGGTTCCGGCCTTCGAGGCGCACGCGCTCGGCCACCCGCTGATCCCCGACGCTGCACGCGTGTGCAACGACTTCACGCTCAGCGCGCCTGGCGACCTGGCGCTGATCACCGGATCGAACATGGCGGGCAAGAGCACGTTTTTGCGCACGCTCGGCCTCAACCTGTGCCTGGCCTACGCGGGCGGGCCGGTCATCGCGGCGTCGCTGCGCACGGTCCCGTTCCGGCTGTACACCTGCATCCGCATCACCGACTCGGTCACGGACGGTATCTCGTATTTCTACGCGGAGGTGAAGTGCCTGCGTGGGCTGCTCGACGCGCTGGACGCCGATCACGCGTACCCGGTCTTTTACCTGATTGACGAGATCTTCCGGGGCACGAACAACCGCGAACGCCTGACCGGCAGCCGCGCACTGATCGCGGCATTGGGCGGCAAGCGCGGCGTGGGCATCATCTCCACGCACGATCTGGAACTGGTCACGCTGTCCGAGACGCTGCCCACGCTGAAGAACTATCACTTCACGGAGCACATCGAGGATGGGCGCATGTCATTCGACTACACGCTGCGACCCGGCCCCTCGCCCAGCACCAACGCGCTGACGATTATGCGCATGGAGGGCCTGCCCGTACCGGCGAATTGA
- the argJ gene encoding bifunctional glutamate N-acetyltransferase/amino-acid acetyltransferase ArgJ: protein MSNEVHTVTGFTLAGTHSGLKPEDRPDMALVVSDRPCVAAGIFTTNRVKAAPVLYDQGVLATRDAAIRAVLVNTGSANACTGDAGLENARQSAIWAAEAVGCAAHEVLVLSTGVIGLPLPMDCIERGIEALRGQLKPTAWQDAARAIMTTDTRPKVASTRAPEGYTITGIAKGAGMIAPNMATMLSVIVTDAQVPRDLLDRVLRQAADASFNRIVVDGDMSTNDTVLALANGASGIAVQDEAAFVAALSEVTIALAQAIVRDGEGATRFVTVQITGAASEDAAQAVARSIATSALVKTAFYGGDPNWGRILCAAGYSSAEINPATVSLWLLHADGTDAIQLVEGGQPLNYDEPAAIAHMQADEWGVRLDLGQGDASTWVWTCDLSHEYVTINGHYRT from the coding sequence GTGTCTAACGAAGTGCACACCGTAACAGGTTTCACACTCGCCGGGACGCACAGCGGCCTGAAGCCCGAAGACCGGCCCGACATGGCGCTGGTCGTCAGCGATCGCCCCTGCGTGGCGGCGGGTATCTTTACCACCAACCGCGTCAAGGCCGCGCCCGTGCTCTACGACCAGGGCGTGCTGGCCACGCGGGACGCGGCGATCCGCGCCGTGCTGGTCAACACGGGCAGCGCCAACGCCTGCACCGGGGATGCTGGCCTGGAGAACGCGCGCCAGAGCGCGATCTGGGCGGCGGAGGCGGTCGGCTGCGCGGCGCACGAAGTGCTGGTGCTCTCGACCGGCGTGATCGGCCTGCCGCTGCCGATGGACTGCATTGAGCGCGGGATCGAGGCACTGCGCGGGCAGTTGAAGCCGACCGCGTGGCAGGACGCGGCCCGCGCGATCATGACCACCGACACGCGCCCGAAGGTCGCCAGCACGCGCGCGCCGGAGGGTTACACCATCACCGGTATCGCCAAGGGCGCAGGCATGATCGCGCCCAACATGGCGACTATGCTCTCTGTGATCGTTACCGATGCGCAGGTTCCGCGCGACCTGCTCGATCGCGTGCTGCGGCAGGCGGCGGATGCCAGCTTCAACCGCATCGTGGTCGATGGCGATATGAGCACCAACGATACCGTGCTGGCGCTGGCAAACGGCGCGTCGGGGATCGCGGTGCAAGACGAGGCTGCGTTTGTCGCCGCGCTGAGCGAGGTTACTATCGCGCTGGCGCAGGCCATCGTGCGCGACGGCGAAGGCGCGACCAGGTTCGTGACGGTGCAGATCACCGGCGCGGCCAGTGAGGACGCGGCGCAGGCCGTAGCGCGCTCGATCGCGACGTCGGCGCTGGTCAAGACCGCGTTTTACGGCGGCGATCCCAACTGGGGCCGCATCCTGTGCGCGGCGGGTTATTCCAGCGCGGAGATCAATCCCGCGACGGTCTCGCTGTGGCTGCTGCACGCCGACGGAACCGACGCGATCCAGCTCGTCGAAGGTGGACAGCCGCTGAACTACGACGAACCGGCGGCCATCGCGCACATGCAGGCTGACGAGTGGGGCGTGCGGCTGGACCTGGGCCAGGGCGACGCGTCCACGTGGGTCTGGACCTGCGATCTCAGCCACGAATACGTGACCATCAACGGGCATTACCGCACGTAA